The genomic stretch GTCGAACGCCGTGCGGTAGTGCGGCACGTTGTCGTAGGCGTGGCGCAGCGTCCACTGCAGCCGCTCCAGCTGCAGTGCGCGCAGCTCGTCGAGCCCCATGCGCTCGGCCGGGTCGAGCAGGGTGGGATCGGGCGCCGCGCCCAGCCGCCGGGCGGTCTCGCTGGTGGATGCCGTCATGCGGGGAGCCTCCGTCGGTAGGGGCACGGCCCGCGAATAACAGACCGCCCGGTCAGTAACTAACTCCTCCCGTCGCCTCCCTGTCAAGGCGGGGCGGCGAACGCGTCCCGCCGGCACTTGTGCCGCCCGGCACCGTCGTGCACACTCATTACCGACCGTCCGGTCAGTTATTTCCCTCGACCCCGAGGTGACGCGCATGTCCACCACCCTGGACCGCCCGACGGCTGTCGACGAGGCGGCTCTGCAGGCCCAGTTCGACGCCACGATCGCGGCCGAGCACCGCATCGAGCCGCGGGACTGGATGCCTGAGGGCTACCGGAAGACGCTGATCCGGCAGATCGCCCAGCACGCGCACTCGGAGATCATCGGGATGCAGCCGGAGGGCGACTGGCTGCTCGCCGCGCCCAGCCTGCGGCGCAAGGCAATCCTGCTGGCGAAGGTGCAGGACGAGGCGGGGCACGGGATGTACCTCTATTCGGCGGCCGAGACACTCGGCGCGGACCGGGCCGACCTCACCGACAAGCTGATCGAGGGCCGGCAGAAGTACAGCTCGATCTTCAACTACCCGACGCTCACCTACGCCGACGTCGGCGTCATCGGCTGGTTCGTCGACGGCGCGGCGATCTGCAACCAGGTGCCGCTGTGCCGCTCCTCCTACGGGCCCTACGCCCGGGCGATGATCCGGGTCTGCAAGGAGGAGTCGTTCCACCAGCGGCAGGGCTACGAGCTGCTGATGACGATGATGCGCGGCACCCCCGAGCAGCGGGCCATGGTGCAGGACGCCGTCGACCGCTGGTGGTGGCCGTCGCTGATGATGTTCGGCCCGCCGGACGACGACAGCCCCAACTCGGCGCAGTCGATGGCATGGGGCATCAAGCGGCACAGCAACGACGAGCTGCGCCAGCGCTATGTCGACATGTCGGTCCCGCAGGCCGAGGTGCTCGGCGTGACGCTGCCCGATCCCGACCTCTCCTACGACCCGGCCACGGGGCACTACCGGTTCGGCGCGA from Actinomycetes bacterium encodes the following:
- the paaA gene encoding 1,2-phenylacetyl-CoA epoxidase subunit PaaA yields the protein MSTTLDRPTAVDEAALQAQFDATIAAEHRIEPRDWMPEGYRKTLIRQIAQHAHSEIIGMQPEGDWLLAAPSLRRKAILLAKVQDEAGHGMYLYSAAETLGADRADLTDKLIEGRQKYSSIFNYPTLTYADVGVIGWFVDGAAICNQVPLCRSSYGPYARAMIRVCKEESFHQRQGYELLMTMMRGTPEQRAMVQDAVDRWWWPSLMMFGPPDDDSPNSAQSMAWGIKRHSNDELRQRYVDMSVPQAEVLGVTLPDPDLSYDPATGHYRFGAIDWDEFKRVISGNGPANAERIARRRAARDDNAWVIEAATAYAEKHAGAAA